Proteins from one uncultured Desulfuromonas sp. genomic window:
- a CDS encoding AarF/UbiB family protein — MGHLILLILRQCHPLRSYRIFRFLVTVFLLFRRRDRWLMWQPLPPQELVATIRTLGTSFLKLAQVLATRADFFDGDYLAALRQLHDQMPPMNDIQRRQVMDNAFGDRDFFSHFDAQPIASASIGQVHRARLKKEGDWVAVKLLRADIRWIVRIDIVLLNLFMRLFQPLFTDQTRHSIESVLRAFTQVILEEVNMSRELANLEQFRQIYLDHQPDTIRFPTPYPSYCSEFALVMSFEEGVRIDDVAAVKKLPVSFEELMQHLVMFYTEQMLVKGIFHADPHPGNLLVTAEGQLVFLDFGMVSRIPQAMRQAMIYAVKAAYERDYDLLVSATRRLGILTEESDPRHMSEVAERLFDIFDSEQLDASSMQELAFGILDVLHDQPFKLPQDIIYVMRVSSLIEGLGTQYVTNFNGVKDILPILKNNLPRALGENSLGLDKLIKEVAQLPLTLSRARRVTELAEQGDLVVRMANADRQYLLHHLAKLLRRLAIIIFWLAVAFYLQRAPQSWAQDASWIALAVAGLLTWRGLRLK; from the coding sequence GTGGGGCATCTCATTCTGCTGATCCTACGCCAGTGTCACCCGCTGCGCAGCTATCGCATTTTCCGTTTTCTAGTCACGGTATTTCTGCTGTTTCGCCGTCGTGACCGCTGGCTGATGTGGCAACCGCTGCCGCCACAGGAGCTGGTGGCCACCATCCGGACCCTGGGTACCAGCTTTTTGAAGCTGGCCCAGGTGCTCGCCACCCGTGCGGACTTTTTTGATGGTGACTATCTGGCCGCCCTGCGTCAACTCCACGACCAGATGCCACCGATGAACGACATTCAGCGCCGTCAGGTGATGGACAACGCCTTTGGCGACCGGGATTTTTTCAGCCACTTTGACGCACAGCCCATTGCCAGCGCCTCCATCGGTCAGGTGCATCGGGCGCGCCTGAAAAAAGAGGGCGATTGGGTGGCGGTTAAACTGCTGCGCGCCGATATCCGCTGGATTGTGCGTATCGATATCGTGCTGTTGAATCTGTTCATGCGCCTGTTCCAGCCGTTGTTCACCGACCAGACCCGCCATTCCATCGAATCGGTCTTGCGCGCCTTTACCCAAGTGATCCTCGAAGAGGTCAACATGAGTCGCGAGTTGGCCAATCTGGAGCAGTTCCGCCAGATTTACCTCGATCACCAACCCGACACAATCCGTTTTCCCACCCCCTACCCAAGCTATTGCAGCGAGTTCGCCCTGGTGATGAGCTTTGAGGAGGGAGTGCGTATCGACGATGTGGCGGCAGTCAAAAAGCTGCCGGTGTCGTTTGAAGAGCTGATGCAGCATCTGGTGATGTTCTACACCGAACAGATGCTGGTTAAAGGGATCTTCCACGCCGACCCGCATCCGGGCAACCTGCTGGTCACCGCCGAGGGGCAACTGGTGTTTCTCGACTTCGGCATGGTCAGTCGCATCCCCCAGGCCATGCGTCAGGCGATGATCTACGCAGTCAAGGCCGCTTACGAGCGCGACTACGATCTGCTGGTCAGCGCCACGCGTCGTCTCGGCATTCTCACTGAGGAATCGGACCCACGCCACATGAGTGAGGTGGCCGAACGGTTGTTTGACATCTTCGACAGTGAACAACTTGATGCCTCAAGCATGCAGGAACTGGCTTTCGGCATTCTTGATGTGCTGCACGATCAGCCGTTCAAACTGCCGCAGGATATTATTTACGTCATGCGCGTCAGCTCGCTGATTGAGGGACTGGGGACTCAGTACGTCACAAACTTTAACGGCGTCAAAGACATCCTGCCGATCCTCAAAAACAACCTGCCGCGGGCTTTAGGTGAAAATTCTCTCGGCCTTGACAAGCTGATCAAGGAGGTCGCACAACTGCCCTTGACCCTGAGCCGGGCACGGCGAGTAACAGAACTCGCCGAACAAGGTGATCTGGTGGTGCGCATGGCCAATGCCGACCGTCAGTACCTGCTGCACCATCTGGCTAAGCTATTGCGCCGCCTGGCAATAATTATTTTCTGGCTGGCCGTCGCCTTCTACCTGCAACGCGCCCCGCAATCTTGGGCACAGGACGCATCGTGGATTGCTTTAGCCGTCGCCGGTCTGCTGACTTGGCGCGGTCTACGTTTGAAATAG
- a CDS encoding MerR family transcriptional regulator translates to MLTVHQLSQELGISVDTLRVWERRYGFPQPQRDRRGHRRYPLDQVEQLRIVRKLQSFGYRPQSLFAMSADERRQLLDSYVAEDDGRVRGFQSLVLSASLDELEQVLRHHLATTTIEHFILHCSAEVLACLDRGWMSGQLTIAREHAISDRVQKILLEILGQQQDTDVASPLILFLTINGERHRLALLMAAVLFSCQGVRCQWLLEDLPMSELPDLVYATACHGVGLSFSSHYSSLQARSDLVTLRRMLPESCHIVAGGKGIAGVYQIPGTTVVDDLGEVETVSRRFFQRK, encoded by the coding sequence ATGCTTACTGTTCACCAACTCAGTCAGGAACTCGGCATCAGCGTCGATACGTTGCGTGTCTGGGAGAGGCGCTATGGTTTTCCCCAACCGCAACGTGACAGACGGGGCCATCGCCGTTATCCTTTGGATCAGGTGGAACAATTACGTATCGTGCGTAAATTGCAATCGTTCGGCTATCGTCCCCAAAGCCTGTTTGCCATGTCCGCCGATGAGCGCCGGCAGCTGCTTGATTCCTATGTGGCTGAGGATGATGGGCGTGTCCGTGGTTTTCAATCCCTGGTGCTGTCAGCGTCGTTGGATGAGCTGGAGCAGGTGTTGCGCCATCATCTGGCCACGACCACCATTGAGCATTTTATCCTTCATTGTAGCGCAGAGGTGCTGGCTTGTCTTGATCGTGGTTGGATGTCGGGGCAATTGACCATTGCCCGTGAGCATGCCATCTCCGATCGGGTGCAGAAGATCTTGCTGGAAATTCTCGGCCAGCAACAGGATACCGATGTGGCCTCGCCTCTGATACTGTTTTTGACCATTAACGGTGAGCGTCATCGTCTGGCCTTGCTGATGGCGGCCGTGCTGTTTTCGTGTCAGGGGGTGCGTTGTCAGTGGCTGTTGGAGGATTTACCCATGTCGGAGTTGCCGGATCTCGTTTATGCCACCGCCTGTCACGGTGTCGGGCTCTCGTTCAGCAGCCATTATTCGTCGCTGCAGGCGCGCAGTGATCTGGTGACATTGCGTCGCATGCTGCCCGAAAGCTGTCATATTGTTGCCGGAGGCAAGGGGATTGCCGGTGTTTATCAGATCCCAGGAACGACTGTGGTCGATGATCTTGGTGAGGTGGAGACGGTCAGCCGTAGATTTTTTCAACGTAAGTGA
- a CDS encoding deoxyribodipyrimidine photo-lyase has product MPSAPSAPVIMWFRQDLRLHDNPALLTAMRLGPIIPIYILDDEHAADQRMGAASRCWLHRSLDALNQQLDGHLQLFRGPADTLLEQLVQHYDCRTVTWNRCYEPWRINRDRIIKEKLQGLGITVHSDNGSLLWEPWQVLKRDQTPYQIFTPFYRHARDSVPVRSPLPRPAEIALAAVTPYSALKLADLELRPNHPWADNVLHHWQPGEAGAQQRWQTFMEEELLGYGEGRDLPAQPHVSRLSPAIHWGEISVHQLWHDAQAIGHEDALAFQRQLAWREFSVTQLFHHPDMDRINLDRRFNLFPWRDDAEKLNRWQQGLTGIPFVDAGMRELWQTGTMHNRVRMVVESFLVKNLGIHWHHGAAWFWDCLLDADLANNSASWQWIAGCGADAAPYFRIFNPVTQGQKFDPHGDYTRHFVPELAKLPDRYLFCPWQAPKSLLQECGITLGETYPEPMVDLKVSRQQALDAYAHMRQAT; this is encoded by the coding sequence ATGCCTTCTGCGCCATCTGCCCCAGTCATCATGTGGTTCCGCCAGGATCTACGCCTGCATGACAACCCGGCCCTGCTCACAGCTATGCGTCTCGGTCCAATCATCCCCATTTATATTCTCGATGATGAACATGCCGCAGATCAGCGCATGGGCGCGGCCAGCCGCTGCTGGCTGCACCGCAGTCTGGACGCCCTCAATCAACAACTTGATGGCCACCTGCAACTGTTTCGGGGCCCGGCTGATACTCTTCTTGAACAACTGGTTCAGCACTATGACTGCCGGACCGTGACCTGGAACCGCTGCTATGAGCCATGGCGGATCAATCGCGACAGGATAATTAAAGAGAAACTGCAAGGGCTGGGCATCACCGTCCACAGTGACAACGGTTCACTGCTATGGGAACCATGGCAGGTGCTGAAAAGAGACCAGACGCCCTATCAGATATTCACACCATTTTACCGCCACGCCCGCGACAGTGTGCCGGTCCGGTCCCCCCTGCCCCGACCTGCCGAAATCGCTCTGGCTGCGGTAACACCGTACAGCGCCTTGAAACTGGCGGACCTCGAATTGCGACCGAACCATCCATGGGCGGACAACGTTCTCCACCACTGGCAACCGGGAGAAGCTGGCGCTCAGCAACGCTGGCAGACCTTTATGGAAGAAGAATTGCTCGGTTATGGTGAGGGGCGCGATTTACCAGCGCAGCCCCACGTCTCTCGTCTGTCACCGGCTATCCATTGGGGGGAGATTTCCGTGCATCAACTGTGGCATGACGCGCAAGCCATCGGCCACGAAGACGCCCTGGCGTTTCAACGTCAACTCGCTTGGCGGGAGTTTTCCGTTACCCAGCTATTCCACCATCCCGATATGGATCGGATCAATCTCGACCGTCGCTTCAACCTCTTCCCCTGGCGCGATGATGCTGAGAAACTCAACCGCTGGCAGCAGGGGCTGACCGGCATTCCGTTTGTGGATGCCGGGATGCGCGAGCTATGGCAGACCGGCACCATGCACAACCGGGTGCGGATGGTGGTGGAATCATTTCTGGTGAAAAATCTCGGCATCCACTGGCACCATGGCGCCGCGTGGTTCTGGGACTGTCTGCTCGATGCTGATCTGGCCAACAACAGTGCTAGCTGGCAGTGGATTGCTGGCTGCGGCGCTGATGCCGCACCCTACTTCCGCATCTTCAATCCGGTCACCCAAGGCCAGAAGTTTGATCCCCACGGCGACTACACCCGCCACTTTGTGCCGGAACTGGCCAAGCTGCCGGATCGTTATCTGTTCTGTCCGTGGCAGGCTCCGAAGAGTTTGTTGCAGGAATGTGGGATTACGCTTGGTGAAACCTATCCTGAGCCGATGGTTGATCTCAAAGTCTCACGCCAGCAGGCGTTGGATGCCTATGCGCATATGCGGCAGGCAACTTGA